In one window of Thalassotalea agarivorans DNA:
- a CDS encoding BON domain-containing protein, with protein sequence MQAVKLYSTLLLLFVLQGCAAAAAVAVIGGATLATDERSLEQQAIDQQNEIEAAATFAEDEALNEQTNLTAISMNGKMLIVGQAPTRLLRDSAIRQIGEIKGVEKLYDQIRISNITTFTTRRNDEWLTTKVKTLLFGGDHVNATNVKVVTENGEVFLMGLVTEKQAAEAVEIARNISGVHRVYRLFEIIPE encoded by the coding sequence ATGCAAGCAGTAAAGCTATATTCCACATTACTTTTGTTGTTCGTCCTGCAAGGATGTGCAGCGGCAGCAGCAGTCGCTGTAATCGGTGGCGCAACGCTTGCAACAGACGAGCGCAGTTTGGAACAACAAGCGATAGATCAACAAAATGAAATTGAAGCAGCAGCGACCTTTGCCGAAGACGAAGCACTCAATGAGCAAACGAATCTCACCGCCATTAGTATGAATGGCAAGATGCTCATTGTAGGTCAAGCACCCACTCGACTACTGAGGGATTCTGCCATTAGACAAATTGGTGAAATTAAGGGTGTAGAGAAGTTATACGACCAAATCCGCATTAGTAACATTACCACCTTTACCACACGCCGTAATGACGAGTGGCTAACAACAAAAGTAAAAACCCTGCTTTTTGGCGGTGATCACGTGAACGCAACCAATGTAAAAGTGGTTACTGAAAATGGTGAAGTGTTTTTGATGGGTTTAGTGACTGAAAAGCAAGCGGCGGAAGCGGTAGAAATTGCGCGAAACATTAGCGGCGTGCATCGAGTGTATCGCCTCTTTGAAATTATTCCGGAATAA
- a CDS encoding pilin has product MKNLTTMKKAKGFTLIELMIVVAIIGILAAVALPAYQKYADRAKFSEAMMASTIYKTAAELAYQTKTKTDANTGAVTKLAKADLSAGSYGIPAANDAGALNGAYVTGATMAAGVVTITTNLGANGNATYTLEATVDATSGGIRWAEGGTCLAEGLC; this is encoded by the coding sequence ATGAAAAACTTAACAACTATGAAAAAAGCTAAGGGTTTTACCTTAATCGAATTAATGATCGTTGTAGCGATTATCGGTATTTTGGCTGCGGTAGCATTACCTGCTTACCAAAAATACGCTGACAGAGCAAAATTCTCAGAAGCTATGATGGCATCAACTATCTATAAAACAGCGGCTGAATTAGCCTACCAAACAAAAACTAAGACTGACGCAAATACTGGTGCAGTGACCAAACTAGCAAAAGCAGATTTAAGTGCTGGTTCATACGGTATTCCTGCGGCAAATGATGCAGGCGCGCTAAACGGTGCTTACGTAACTGGTGCTACAATGGCAGCTGGTGTTGTTACTATCACTACTAACCTAGGCGCAAATGGCAACGCTACTTATACGTTGGAAGCAACAGTTGATGCAACATCTGGTGGTATTAGATGGGCTGAAGGCGGTACTTGCTTAGCTGAAGGTTTATGCTAA
- the pilB gene encoding type IV-A pilus assembly ATPase PilB, producing the protein MSMKGLHQQSSLLNVLMDNDIISKHQAEKISVEFIRQKKPFVKFLVEDKNVNAVQIAQTLSTTYGYPFIDLTAFDLSQIPEGVRNEKLMNKHNALPLYLKGKVLYIAVSDPTNLEALEEIKFNTGYTTEFVLTDEISLHRSIEKVLEEEGDGLDITDIDSEELAGMDVEEERKEDDSGGDGKDDAPIVVYINKILLDAIKKGASDLHFEPYEKAYRIRFRIDGVLQEIARPPVTLAARMAARLKVMSKLDIAERRVPQDGRIKLALSKKKSIDFRVSTLPTMWGEKIVMRILDSSSAMLGIDMLGYEPDQKAIYMEALAQPQGMILITGPTGSGKTVSLYTGLNILNTPERNISTAEDPVEINLEGINQVQINTKAGLTFPSALRSFLRQDPDIVMVGEIRDLETAEIAIKAAQTGHLVLSTLHTNSAPETLTRLLNMGVPSYNVASSVSIIIAQRLARRLCQACKTEDNVPNEELLKLGFPPEKVAQGVTLYKPVGCEQCTGGYKGRVGIYEVVKITEELSDIIMRGGNSLDIAEACNKLGFNDLRQSGIEKAIQGVTSLEEVNRVTEG; encoded by the coding sequence ATCAGCATGAAAGGACTTCACCAACAATCTAGCTTGTTAAACGTGCTCATGGATAACGATATTATCTCAAAGCATCAAGCAGAGAAGATCAGTGTTGAATTTATCCGTCAAAAAAAACCGTTTGTAAAATTTCTTGTTGAAGACAAGAACGTCAATGCAGTACAAATTGCGCAAACGCTGTCTACCACCTATGGTTACCCATTTATTGACCTAACAGCGTTTGATTTAAGCCAAATTCCCGAAGGTGTCCGCAACGAAAAATTGATGAACAAGCACAATGCGTTGCCACTCTACCTCAAGGGCAAAGTATTATACATAGCGGTTTCTGACCCAACCAATCTAGAAGCACTCGAAGAAATCAAGTTCAATACCGGTTATACGACAGAGTTTGTATTAACCGACGAAATAAGCTTGCACAGATCCATAGAAAAGGTGCTTGAAGAAGAAGGCGATGGCTTAGATATAACAGACATCGATTCCGAAGAATTGGCCGGAATGGATGTTGAAGAAGAGCGCAAAGAAGATGATTCTGGAGGCGATGGCAAAGATGATGCGCCAATCGTTGTCTACATTAATAAGATACTTCTTGATGCGATTAAAAAAGGTGCATCGGATTTACATTTTGAGCCCTATGAAAAAGCCTATCGTATCCGTTTTCGTATAGATGGTGTTTTACAGGAAATTGCAAGACCACCTGTAACGCTCGCTGCACGTATGGCTGCACGTTTAAAAGTTATGTCTAAACTAGATATAGCCGAACGTCGAGTACCGCAAGATGGCCGCATAAAACTCGCTCTTTCAAAGAAAAAATCGATCGATTTTCGTGTCTCTACCCTACCAACTATGTGGGGAGAGAAAATCGTAATGCGTATCCTAGATTCGTCGAGCGCTATGCTTGGTATCGATATGCTTGGATACGAACCCGATCAAAAAGCCATTTATATGGAAGCACTCGCTCAACCTCAAGGCATGATACTTATTACTGGACCAACGGGTTCTGGTAAAACAGTATCGCTATACACGGGTTTGAATATTCTTAACACCCCAGAACGAAATATTTCTACTGCTGAAGATCCAGTAGAAATCAACTTAGAAGGAATTAATCAGGTTCAAATTAATACTAAAGCTGGCCTTACCTTCCCTTCTGCTTTACGTTCATTCCTGCGTCAAGATCCTGATATTGTCATGGTTGGTGAGATTCGAGACTTAGAAACCGCCGAAATCGCCATTAAAGCAGCGCAAACCGGTCACTTGGTGTTATCAACTTTACATACTAACTCCGCACCAGAGACACTAACTCGTCTACTTAATATGGGTGTCCCGTCCTATAACGTGGCCAGCTCAGTCAGTATTATTATCGCGCAGCGTCTTGCGAGACGATTGTGCCAAGCGTGTAAAACTGAAGACAATGTGCCAAACGAGGAGCTTTTAAAACTTGGGTTTCCACCAGAAAAGGTGGCACAAGGTGTAACACTATATAAACCAGTGGGTTGTGAGCAATGTACTGGCGGATATAAGGGCCGAGTTGGTATTTATGAAGTAGTAAAAATTACTGAAGAGTTATCTGATATTATTATGCGCGGTGGTAATTCACTAGATATCGCAGAAGCTTGTAACAAACTTGGTTTTAATGATTTACGCCAATCTGGCATAGAAAAAGCAATCCAAGGCGTAACCAGTTTAGAAGAAGTAAATCGTGTTACCGAAGGTTAA
- a CDS encoding type II secretion system F family protein — translation MATDTSKQVKPQESITFVWSGVNRKGKKVSGELQANSQLELKAQLRKQGVTPGSVKRKPKPLFGLGGDKPIKPADIAVITRQIATMLGAGVPLVQTIDMIGSGHNNGNVRKLLADVHQKLASGIPLSDCLREHPKYFDDLYCDLVASGEQSGSLETIYDRIATYKEKAEALKAKIKKALTYPIAVIVVAIIVTSILLIFVVPVFEEIFASFGAELPAFTQMVINLSEFLQSWWYFILAALFAFGYAFKKAHQANPKFRDQVDAQILKLPVVGDILEKAAVARYARTLSTTFAAGVPLPDALESAAGASGNAVFRNAILDIRSEVVAGMQMNLAMRNTDIFPDMVIQMVAIGEESGSVDDMLAKVANVYEAEVDNAVDNLTALLEPLIMAVLGVLIGGLIIAMYLPIFQMGMVV, via the coding sequence ATGGCAACAGACACATCAAAACAAGTAAAGCCTCAAGAATCAATTACCTTTGTATGGAGTGGTGTTAACCGAAAAGGTAAAAAAGTATCTGGTGAGTTGCAAGCCAATAGCCAACTGGAACTTAAAGCTCAACTTAGAAAGCAAGGGGTTACGCCAGGCTCCGTAAAAAGAAAACCTAAGCCTTTATTTGGGTTAGGGGGCGACAAACCTATAAAACCAGCAGATATTGCTGTGATTACTCGCCAAATTGCCACTATGTTGGGCGCAGGTGTTCCGTTGGTGCAAACAATCGATATGATAGGCAGTGGACACAATAATGGTAATGTTAGAAAACTGTTAGCAGATGTGCATCAAAAGTTAGCTTCAGGTATTCCTTTATCTGATTGTTTACGCGAGCATCCAAAGTATTTTGACGACTTGTATTGTGATTTGGTAGCGTCTGGCGAGCAATCAGGTTCTTTAGAAACCATCTATGACAGAATTGCAACATACAAAGAGAAAGCTGAAGCGCTAAAAGCAAAAATTAAGAAAGCATTAACTTACCCAATTGCAGTAATAGTAGTTGCAATAATAGTTACATCCATACTTTTAATTTTTGTTGTCCCTGTATTTGAAGAAATCTTTGCAAGTTTTGGTGCCGAGCTACCTGCATTTACTCAAATGGTTATCAATTTGTCTGAGTTTTTACAATCTTGGTGGTACTTCATATTGGCTGCTTTATTTGCTTTTGGTTATGCTTTCAAAAAAGCACATCAAGCCAACCCTAAATTTAGGGACCAAGTAGATGCCCAAATTTTAAAGCTACCTGTTGTAGGTGATATCCTTGAAAAAGCCGCCGTCGCTCGGTATGCAAGAACACTATCGACGACCTTTGCTGCTGGTGTACCTTTGCCAGACGCATTGGAATCCGCTGCTGGTGCATCAGGTAACGCTGTATTTAGAAATGCCATACTAGATATTAGAAGCGAAGTTGTTGCAGGTATGCAAATGAACCTAGCAATGCGAAATACCGATATTTTCCCTGATATGGTTATTCAAATGGTCGCTATTGGTGAAGAGTCAGGATCAGTTGATGACATGCTAGCCAAAGTGGCTAACGTATATGAAGCAGAAGTCGATAATGCTGTTGATAACCTAACAGCCCTTCTAGAGCCTCTTATTATGGCGGTTCTAGGTGTGCTTATTGGTGGGCTTATTATTGCTATGTATCTACCAATCTTCCAAATGGGTATGGTAGTTTAA
- a CDS encoding prepilin peptidase: MFQQLIESFQQNPTFFLSFVGLASLAIGSFLNVVIYRFPKMLERGWYQECREFLGDEVKDIPEKTFEQLSLSKPDSTCPKCGHAIRWYENIPVLSWIVLRGKCSNCKNGISFRYPSIELATAVLSVIVAHYFGVSLLTVAVLLLTWGLIVLTMIDLDHMILPDQFVYPLLWLGLLINIDGTFVPLETAVIGAVVGYLSLWVVFQLFKLLTGREGMGHGDFKLIAVFGAWFGWQLLPLLILMSSAVGAVVGVIMMFAQNKGRQTAIPFGPYIATAGWICLLWGNQIWDWYLSKI; this comes from the coding sequence ATGTTTCAACAACTCATTGAATCTTTTCAGCAAAACCCTACTTTTTTCTTAAGTTTTGTTGGATTGGCAAGTTTAGCTATAGGTAGTTTTTTAAACGTTGTCATTTATCGCTTTCCCAAAATGCTAGAGCGCGGATGGTATCAAGAGTGTCGTGAGTTTCTTGGCGACGAAGTAAAAGATATTCCAGAAAAAACCTTTGAACAGCTATCACTATCTAAACCTGATTCCACTTGCCCAAAATGTGGGCATGCTATCCGCTGGTATGAAAACATTCCGGTGTTAAGCTGGATTGTTCTGCGTGGCAAATGTAGTAATTGTAAAAACGGCATTTCTTTTCGTTATCCCAGTATAGAACTAGCAACAGCAGTATTAAGCGTGATTGTGGCACACTATTTCGGTGTTAGCCTATTGACCGTAGCTGTTTTATTACTCACTTGGGGGTTAATAGTGCTTACTATGATCGACCTAGATCATATGATCTTGCCCGACCAATTTGTATACCCGCTGCTATGGCTTGGTTTGCTGATTAATATTGACGGAACGTTTGTCCCTCTAGAGACAGCCGTTATTGGCGCGGTTGTAGGCTATTTAAGTTTATGGGTTGTTTTTCAACTATTTAAGTTACTAACTGGCAGAGAAGGTATGGGGCATGGTGATTTTAAACTTATTGCTGTGTTCGGTGCATGGTTTGGTTGGCAGTTGTTACCTTTACTCATTCTTATGTCCTCCGCCGTGGGTGCTGTTGTCGGCGTGATTATGATGTTCGCGCAAAACAAAGGACGACAAACAGCGATACCTTTTGGTCCATACATTGCCACTGCAGGATGGATTTGTTTGCTGTGGGGTAACCAAATATGGGACTGGTATTTGTCTAAAATTTAA
- the coaE gene encoding dephospho-CoA kinase (Dephospho-CoA kinase (CoaE) performs the final step in coenzyme A biosynthesis.) — protein MSNLIIGLTGGIGSGKTTVANLFIALGVDAVDADQVARDVVIPGTLSLSRIVERYSDDILLATGELNRAKLREIVFNNDAEKQWLNDLLHPLIREKMLRDLAACDSPYCLLIAPLLIENDLTKYVDKTLVVDVPEEIQLTRTLKRDKSNETTIRQIMKSQITRKKRLASADYIIDNTSENLAVIEESVFQLHQKFTELASN, from the coding sequence ATGAGCAACTTAATTATTGGCCTAACAGGCGGCATTGGCAGCGGTAAAACTACCGTAGCAAACCTTTTTATTGCACTAGGTGTTGACGCTGTAGACGCTGACCAAGTTGCTCGTGACGTTGTTATACCAGGTACTTTAAGTTTATCCCGTATTGTCGAACGCTACTCTGACGACATATTATTAGCAACGGGTGAACTTAATAGAGCTAAGTTAAGAGAAATCGTTTTTAACAATGACGCTGAAAAACAATGGTTAAATGATTTGTTACACCCTCTGATAAGAGAGAAAATGTTAAGAGATTTAGCTGCCTGCGATTCACCCTACTGTCTGTTGATAGCCCCTCTACTCATTGAAAATGACCTAACAAAATACGTGGATAAAACCCTGGTAGTCGACGTCCCCGAAGAAATTCAGCTTACTAGGACGTTAAAACGCGACAAAAGTAATGAAACGACCATCAGACAGATAATGAAGTCGCAGATAACTCGCAAAAAACGATTAGCATCTGCAGACTATATTATTGATAATACGTCGGAAAATTTGGCAGTAATTGAAGAAAGTGTATTTCAGTTACATCAAAAATTTACGGAACTCGCCTCTAATTAA
- the zapD gene encoding cell division protein ZapD, producing the protein MAKILYEHPLNQRVRNYLKLEHLFTQAQDCIECDISVSQGVFFNALFALIDTLERNDIRGDLIKDLEKLEQNLVSWKSLPDADTNAVEQKLQEVVTLISQLKTPKQLWWQLKDDKFLNSVKQRYAIQGGNASYDLPQLHYWLSRERSLQFKDIESWLTKFEHIRNALELVLVFIRQKATFEKISTESGFYQDNGEGIVLLRIQVAEDLNYYPTVSGNRFRYSIRFMSPCQENGRKYSTSATLFELAKC; encoded by the coding sequence ATGGCAAAGATTTTATACGAACATCCATTGAATCAGCGCGTAAGGAACTATCTTAAATTAGAGCACCTTTTTACGCAGGCTCAGGATTGTATCGAATGTGACATAAGTGTGAGTCAGGGGGTGTTTTTCAATGCGCTCTTTGCCCTTATAGATACGCTTGAACGAAACGATATTCGCGGCGATCTAATTAAAGATCTCGAAAAATTGGAACAAAACCTTGTTTCTTGGAAATCGTTACCCGATGCAGATACCAATGCCGTCGAACAAAAATTGCAAGAAGTCGTTACCCTCATTTCTCAATTAAAAACGCCGAAACAGCTATGGTGGCAGCTTAAAGACGATAAGTTCCTCAATAGTGTAAAACAGCGATACGCTATTCAAGGCGGCAATGCCAGTTACGACTTACCTCAGTTACATTATTGGCTAAGTAGAGAGCGTTCACTTCAATTCAAAGACATCGAAAGTTGGTTGACGAAATTTGAACATATTAGAAACGCGTTAGAATTGGTACTTGTTTTTATTCGCCAAAAAGCCACGTTCGAAAAGATATCGACAGAATCAGGATTCTATCAAGATAATGGTGAAGGGATTGTGCTGCTTAGGATTCAAGTTGCCGAAGATTTAAATTACTACCCTACTGTCAGTGGCAATCGTTTTAGGTATTCCATCCGATTTATGTCCCCTTGCCAAGAAAACGGTAGGAAGTACTCTACCAGTGCCACTTTATTCGAACTAGCGAAATGCTAG
- a CDS encoding alpha/beta fold hydrolase — MPVVSPLFDVLIMDMLYHKIVPNPSSNKWVVFVHGAGGSSSIWFKQIKEYKKHFNLLFLDLRGHGRSYQKKPKGFLRTYSFKEVTNDILELLDHLKIAKAHFVGMSLGTILIRNLAELAPQRVASMVMGGAVTRLGFRTQTLVKLGDACKHFIPYMWLYRLFAHVLMPTKAQDESRNMFIREAKKLCQKEFKRWFKLAGDVNPLMKFLKEKDLNIPTLYLMGVNDYMFIRPVREMAKNHSASTLIEIDDCGHVCNVEKADVFNRHSIKFISEAS; from the coding sequence GTGCCCGTTGTTTCCCCATTGTTTGACGTATTGATAATGGACATGTTGTATCACAAAATAGTACCTAACCCCTCTAGTAACAAATGGGTCGTGTTTGTTCACGGCGCTGGTGGTAGTTCTTCAATTTGGTTTAAACAAATCAAAGAGTACAAAAAACACTTCAATTTGCTGTTTTTAGATTTACGTGGACATGGCCGCAGTTACCAAAAGAAGCCCAAGGGCTTTCTGCGTACGTATTCCTTCAAAGAAGTTACCAATGACATATTGGAGTTGTTAGACCACCTTAAGATAGCAAAAGCACATTTTGTTGGCATGTCGTTAGGCACTATTTTGATTCGAAACCTTGCCGAGTTAGCGCCACAACGTGTTGCAAGCATGGTAATGGGCGGAGCGGTTACTCGTCTGGGCTTTCGCACTCAAACGCTTGTAAAGCTTGGCGACGCGTGTAAACACTTTATACCGTATATGTGGCTGTACCGACTTTTTGCTCATGTATTGATGCCGACCAAAGCACAGGATGAATCGAGAAATATGTTCATTCGAGAAGCTAAAAAACTTTGCCAAAAAGAGTTTAAACGTTGGTTCAAGCTTGCTGGCGACGTCAATCCGCTAATGAAATTCCTCAAAGAAAAAGACCTCAACATCCCTACGCTTTATTTAATGGGCGTCAATGATTATATGTTCATTAGACCCGTTAGAGAGATGGCGAAAAACCATAGTGCATCGACATTGATTGAAATCGATGATTGCGGCCATGTATGCAATGTTGAGAAAGCAGATGTGTTCAACCGGCACTCGATTAAATTTATTTCTGAAGCTAGTTAG
- a CDS encoding SOS response-associated peptidase, translated as MCGRLNVLDDPLAQMVSDLLGINFSTETNVDLCPSQRVAAIIKPPSGFQQLDTIWGIQPVWAKKLLINAQSETIASKPTFRESIQIRRCLVPCTGWYEWKTEAGKKQKYSFTHSQHEPFYMAGIWYDHKQPELVTLTTRPNELCGQIHSRMPVIITPDNIDYWFHSSVDALPPLFDAIDEALITIEKAS; from the coding sequence ATGTGTGGACGATTAAACGTACTTGATGATCCATTGGCACAAATGGTCAGTGACTTGTTGGGTATTAACTTCTCTACCGAGACAAATGTCGATTTATGCCCAAGCCAACGAGTCGCGGCTATCATTAAGCCTCCTTCTGGGTTTCAGCAGCTTGATACTATTTGGGGAATTCAGCCGGTTTGGGCAAAAAAGCTATTAATCAACGCGCAAAGCGAAACAATAGCATCCAAACCTACTTTTCGAGAGTCTATTCAAATAAGGCGTTGTCTTGTGCCCTGCACTGGCTGGTATGAGTGGAAAACAGAAGCAGGTAAAAAACAAAAATACAGTTTTACACATAGCCAGCATGAACCCTTTTATATGGCGGGTATTTGGTATGATCACAAACAACCTGAGCTAGTAACTTTAACAACAAGACCCAATGAGCTCTGCGGCCAAATTCATAGCCGAATGCCAGTGATCATAACACCGGACAACATCGACTATTGGTTCCATTCATCAGTAGACGCCTTGCCGCCCCTGTTTGACGCCATTGATGAAGCACTCATCACGATAGAAAAGGCTAGCTAG
- a CDS encoding transposase: MGRPKRNIVAGVPQHIIIRGINKQSCFCENTDFRLYLHRLRINAKELGVAIHAWVLMTNHVHLLCTAPDSRAISKMMQKQNVKYTHYFNKKYERTGTLWEGRFKSIAVEDEFYLFELYRYIEMNPVRAKMVRSPADYAWSSYLINIGEIHSELCTPHVLFQRLCDDTTERTKFYKNYVIERENVWDVHR, encoded by the coding sequence ATGGGCAGACCCAAACGAAACATTGTAGCAGGCGTTCCACAGCACATAATTATCCGCGGTATTAATAAGCAAAGCTGTTTTTGTGAGAATACTGACTTTAGGCTTTACCTCCATCGACTGCGAATTAACGCTAAAGAACTAGGCGTAGCTATACATGCGTGGGTATTAATGACAAACCATGTTCATTTGCTTTGCACAGCGCCTGATTCACGTGCTATTAGCAAAATGATGCAAAAACAAAATGTTAAATATACTCATTATTTTAACAAAAAGTATGAACGGACTGGCACATTGTGGGAAGGTCGCTTCAAATCCATCGCTGTCGAAGATGAGTTTTACCTGTTTGAGTTATACAGATACATCGAAATGAATCCGGTGAGGGCCAAAATGGTCAGATCGCCAGCAGACTATGCTTGGTCAAGTTACCTGATAAATATAGGTGAAATACATTCAGAGCTTTGCACGCCTCATGTTTTGTTCCAGCGCTTGTGCGACGACACAACTGAACGAACAAAATTTTATAAAAATTACGTTATTGAGCGCGAGAATGTTTGGGACGTTCATAGGTAA
- the rfaH gene encoding transcription/translation regulatory transformer protein RfaH, whose protein sequence is MFNEKPGQWHVLTTKPKNEKRAHDNLKAQGFEVFLPLIAQVKKRQGLKSVAIEPLFPNYLFVKFNQKDTNFNAIRSTRGVGQLLRFGKMLATIDEAIIEKIAEQTSHEEQTFKQLDEILNYQAGDKVEINAGPFKGLEAIYKAKDGFERSVLLINLLGKEHDVSIETQHFDKIS, encoded by the coding sequence GTGTTTAATGAAAAACCTGGTCAGTGGCATGTACTCACCACTAAACCGAAGAATGAAAAGCGAGCACATGATAACCTGAAAGCTCAAGGATTTGAGGTATTCTTGCCACTAATTGCGCAAGTCAAGAAAAGACAAGGATTAAAGTCTGTTGCAATAGAACCTCTCTTCCCCAATTATTTGTTTGTAAAATTCAATCAAAAAGATACTAACTTCAACGCGATTAGATCGACCCGAGGTGTTGGCCAGCTGTTACGCTTTGGAAAAATGTTGGCAACCATTGATGAAGCGATTATAGAGAAGATCGCGGAGCAGACATCTCATGAAGAGCAAACATTTAAACAACTAGATGAGATATTAAATTATCAAGCAGGCGATAAAGTTGAGATAAATGCTGGCCCGTTTAAGGGGTTAGAGGCAATTTACAAAGCTAAAGACGGTTTTGAACGTAGTGTGCTTCTCATTAATCTGCTCGGCAAAGAGCATGATGTATCTATAGAAACACAGCACTTTGATAAAATATCTTAG
- a CDS encoding low molecular weight protein-tyrosine-phosphatase → MFNNILIVCVGNICRSPSAEVILKELLPNKDISSAGIHAVVGADIESNAANQLNIHGHPYNTHQATQLTEELAARAELILVMEKKHQQILMQKYPSASGKIMLLGKWNCDEDIPDPYKKDTVAFEHAYNQINKHCALWADKIK, encoded by the coding sequence ATGTTTAACAACATTCTAATTGTGTGTGTCGGGAATATTTGTCGCTCCCCATCGGCAGAAGTTATTCTAAAGGAGCTTCTGCCAAACAAAGACATTTCTTCAGCTGGCATACACGCGGTTGTTGGCGCAGATATAGAGAGTAACGCCGCCAACCAGTTAAACATACATGGCCATCCATATAACACACACCAAGCTACACAATTAACTGAAGAATTGGCGGCTCGTGCTGAATTAATCCTAGTGATGGAAAAAAAACATCAACAAATATTAATGCAAAAATACCCTTCAGCATCAGGTAAAATTATGTTGCTTGGTAAATGGAACTGTGACGAAGACATCCCAGATCCATACAAAAAAGATACTGTTGCTTTCGAGCACGCTTACAATCAAATCAACAAACACTGCGCACTTTGGGCGGACAAGATTAAATAA
- a CDS encoding polysaccharide export protein, with product MNVIRLYTVTCLTILASACTVVPGGHIDDLSSQNESLDLTDKINTHYVTPAVIANLKKAEPEAKANLSLDAEIEAYDYIIGIGDVLNVTVWDHPELTIPAGQFRSAGEAGNVVHADGTIFYPYIGKTKVAGKSVTQVRDLIAKRLAKYIEAPQLDVTIAAFRSKRTFVTGEVKAPSVLPITNVPLTLLDALNTSGGLSPLADWRSVVLTRKNKEETLDLYALYQKGDMTQNRLLQHNDIIHVPRNDALKVFVMGDVKQAQTQVISRAGLTIAEALNNSGGFSEQTADASGIFVLRASKQEGKLIDVYQLDASNSSALVLGTQFELQPMDIVYVTSAPISRWNRVIQQLLPTAQLIYYSSNTYSEFDSL from the coding sequence ATGAATGTAATAAGACTATACACTGTTACCTGTCTAACAATACTAGCCTCTGCATGTACAGTAGTACCTGGTGGCCATATTGATGATTTATCCTCTCAAAACGAGTCACTAGATTTAACAGACAAAATCAACACACACTATGTTACGCCTGCGGTAATAGCCAATTTAAAAAAGGCGGAACCAGAGGCAAAGGCAAACTTATCGCTTGATGCCGAAATTGAAGCTTACGACTATATCATTGGCATTGGCGATGTGCTTAACGTAACAGTTTGGGATCATCCTGAATTAACAATTCCAGCCGGACAATTTAGAAGCGCCGGTGAAGCCGGAAACGTTGTTCATGCTGACGGTACGATTTTTTATCCCTACATTGGCAAAACAAAAGTTGCGGGCAAAAGCGTAACGCAGGTGCGTGACCTTATTGCCAAAAGGCTCGCCAAGTATATTGAAGCACCGCAATTAGATGTAACCATCGCGGCATTTCGTTCAAAGCGTACTTTTGTTACGGGAGAAGTAAAAGCACCATCAGTACTTCCTATCACAAATGTGCCATTAACGTTACTGGATGCGCTAAACACGTCTGGTGGCTTAAGTCCACTTGCCGACTGGCGTTCGGTAGTGCTTACGCGAAAAAATAAAGAAGAAACGCTAGATTTATATGCGTTGTACCAAAAAGGTGACATGACCCAAAACAGGTTGTTGCAGCACAACGATATCATTCATGTGCCACGCAACGACGCGCTTAAAGTGTTTGTAATGGGAGACGTCAAACAAGCCCAAACGCAGGTGATTTCTCGCGCTGGGTTAACCATAGCTGAAGCATTAAACAACAGCGGTGGTTTCAGTGAACAAACTGCAGACGCAAGTGGTATTTTTGTACTAAGAGCAAGTAAGCAGGAAGGCAAGCTCATCGACGTATATCAGTTAGATGCATCGAATAGTAGTGCGCTAGTGCTGGGCACACAATTTGAGTTACAACCTATGGATATTGTCTATGTTACTTCGGCGCCAATCTCTCGCTGGAATCGAGTTATTCAACAATTGCTGCCAACAGCTCAGCTAATTTACTACTCTAGCAATACTTATTCTGAATTCGACAGCTTGTAA